Proteins encoded by one window of Nasonia vitripennis strain AsymCx chromosome 5, Nvit_psr_1.1, whole genome shotgun sequence:
- the LOC103315326 gene encoding mediator of RNA polymerase II transcription subunit 15 isoform X2: protein MASDEWRTPTFRQSMIHKIDEQIQQFQLPMARNASDLENHVYSKANTKDEYLNYTAKLLMYIKTNAKKPIGGMVPGANAANPVQKGMQDPIGALQSLASHQGTSNNNNMGMQAPGQNQKPMGQQMGQAGKVATNLLQNLNQRPGQAINIQQAMHNKMSGMSMLQGQQMGMNQISQMQNMQGSPMMNQLNQMNQGNMPQQMGSQPGQQQQMGGTHMGTNQLQQAMQNQVQNQMINHQLGGPMNSGIQSTIQPQQSPSQQQQQQQQQQQQQQQQQQQQQQQQHMNQMNVTQMNVNQMSQQQLGHMQRKPVEMMNAGYPGPRNITPNQFLRQSPSPSVPSPSGLGAPGSNQMVPSPALVPSPNPQHAMIGGPRSMTMAPSPSSSLNTPAGMIGGAVPSPLQDDQAFKEKIQKLRKYIDPLNKMILKMTNEGYTERMSKMKKLLEILQNPSQVTKLEVLQKCEIALEKMDFNKKLESNTGPTIPPSLKEHQFLTPLLEVVGTLLQTPVANHTLHRTFGPCVESLFGPEIKSMPPPLKIRKTEEAHSEIPDVLQGEIARLDQRFKVSLDPAQQNGSKCIQLICWLDDKHLPCVPPVLVIVPKDYPNVPPRCVLTSHEYATPYLSAVQKGLDARLSKLPKMYSVSQLLDSWEMSVRQACAPKAQQIERGAAASKATTDESLITQSTTISSSNSNSNGISTSLISSAAS from the exons ATGGCATCAGATGAATGGAGGACCCCAACTTTTCGTCAAAGTATGATACATAAAAT AGATGAACAAATTCAACAATTCCAATTACCAATGGCAAGGAATGCTAGTGACCTGGAGAATCACGTATACAGCAAAGCAAATACTAAG GATGAGTATCTCAATTACACAGCTAAACTATTGATGTATATAAAAACGA AtgcaaagaaaccaattggaGGCATGGTACCTGGAGCAAATGCAGCCAACCCAGTACAAAAAGGTATGCAAGATCCAATTGGAGCATTACAATCACTTGCATCACATCAAggtactagtaataataataatatgggAATGCAAGCTCCAGGTCAAAATCAGAAACCTATGGGTCAACAAATGGGGCAAGCTGGTAAAGTTGCTACTAATT tacttcaaaatttaaatcagCGCCCTGGACAGGCAATAAACATCCAGCAGGCTATGCATAATAAAATGTCTGGAATGAGCATGCTGCAAGGTCAGCAAATGGGCATGAATCAAATTAGCCAGATGCAAAATATGCAAGGCAGTCCAATGATGAATCAATTGAATCAAATGAATCAAGGAAATATGCCTCAACAAATGGGATCTCAACctggccagcagcagcaaatgGGTGGAACCCACATGGGAACTAATCAGTTACAACAAGCTATGCAG AATCAGGTACAAAATCAAATGATTAACCATCAACTGGGAGGTCCAATGAATTCTGGAATACAGTCCACAATACAACCACAACAATCGCCatcacagcagcagcagcagcagcagcagcagcagcagcagcagcagcaacagcaacagcaacagcaacagcagcaacataTGAACCAGATGAATGTCACACAAATGAATGTCAACCAAATGTCTCAACAACAACTTGGTCATATGCAACGAAAG CCTGTTGAAATGATGAATGCCGGATATCCAGGACCAAGAAATATAACGCCTAATCAGTTTTTAAGACAGAGCCCTTCTCCTTCTGTGCCAAGCCCTAGTGGATTAGGTGCACCAGGAAG TAACCAAATGGTGCCATCGCCCGCGTTAGTTCCATCGCCGAATCCTCAACATGCTATGATTGGAGGACCAAGGTCTATGA CTATGGCGCCATCACCAAGTAGCTCTTTAAACACTCCTGCTGGAATGATTGGTGGTGCTGTTCCTAGCCCATTGCAAGATGATCAGGCATTCAAAGAGAAGATTCAAAAACTTCGTAAATATATAGATCCTTTAAACAAAATGATATTGAAAATGACTAATGAAGGCT ACACTGAACGGATGAGCAAGATGAAGAAACTGTTggaaattttgcaaaatccCAGTCAAGTCACAAAATTAGAGGTGTTACAAAAATGCGAAATTGCCTTGGaaaaaatggattttaataaaaagttagAATCCAATACAGGTCCCACAATACCTCCCAGTCTAAAAGAACATCAGTTTTTGACGCCGTTACTAGAAGTAGTAGGAACTCTACTTCAAACTCCAGTAGCTAATCATACCTTACACAGAACATTTGGACCTTGTGTAGAATCTTTGTTCGGACCAGAGATCAA AAGCATGCCTCCACCATTAAAGATAAGAAAGACTGAAGAAGCTCATAGTGAAATACCAGACGTTCTTCAAGGAGAAATAGCGCGTCTGGATCAAAGAtttaaa GTGAGTCTTGACCCTGCACAACAAAATGGTTCAAAATGTATCCAGCTGATATGCTGGTTAGATGATAAGCATTTACCTTGCGTGCCTCCAGTGTTAGTTATAGTGCCTAAAGACTATCCAAATGTACCTCCAAGATGTGTCCTTACAAGTCATGAATATGCAACTCCATATTTAAGTGCTGTACAAAAAGGTTTAGATGCTCGACTTTCGAAATTGCCCAAAATGTATTCTGTATCGCAGTTGTTAGATTCTTGGGAAATGAGCGTGCGTCAGGCCTGTGCTCCCAAAGCTCAACAGATTGAAAGAGGCGCAGCTGCATCGAAAGCGACAACAGATGAATCTTTGATTACCCAAAGCACTACTATTTCTTCAAGTAATTCCAATTCTAATGGAATTTCTACAAGTTTAATTAGCTCGGCTGCGTCATAA
- the LOC103315326 gene encoding mediator of RNA polymerase II transcription subunit 15 isoform X6: MASDEWRTPTFRQSMIHKIDEQIQQFQLPMARNASDLENHVYSKANTKDEYLNYTAKLLMYIKTNAKKPIGGMVPGANAANPVQKGQNQKPMGQQMGQAGKVATNLLQNLNQRPGQAINIQQAMHNKMSGMSMLQGQQMGMNQISQMQNMQGSPMMNQLNQMNQGNMPQQMGSQPGQQQQMGGTHMGTNQLQQAMQNQVQNQMINHQLGGPMNSGIQSTIQPQQSPSQQQQQQQQQQQQQQQQQQQQQQQQHMNQMNVTQMNVNQMSQQQLGHMQRKPVEMMNAGYPGPRNITPNQFLRQSPSPSVPSPSGLGAPGSNQMVPSPALVPSPNPQHAMIGGPRSMTMAPSPSSSLNTPAGMIGGAVPSPLQDDQAFKEKIQKLRKYIDPLNKMILKMTNEGYTERMSKMKKLLEILQNPSQVTKLEVLQKCEIALEKMDFNKKLESNTGPTIPPSLKEHQFLTPLLEVVGTLLQTPVANHTLHRTFGPCVESLFGPEIKSMPPPLKIRKTEEAHSEIPDVLQGEIARLDQRFKVSLDPAQQNGSKCIQLICWLDDKHLPCVPPVLVIVPKDYPNVPPRCVLTSHEYATPYLSAVQKGLDARLSKLPKMYSVSQLLDSWEMSVRQACAPKAQQIERGAAASKATTDESLITQSTTISSSNSNSNGISTSLISSAAS; this comes from the exons ATGGCATCAGATGAATGGAGGACCCCAACTTTTCGTCAAAGTATGATACATAAAAT AGATGAACAAATTCAACAATTCCAATTACCAATGGCAAGGAATGCTAGTGACCTGGAGAATCACGTATACAGCAAAGCAAATACTAAG GATGAGTATCTCAATTACACAGCTAAACTATTGATGTATATAAAAACGA AtgcaaagaaaccaattggaGGCATGGTACCTGGAGCAAATGCAGCCAACCCAGTACAAAAAG GTCAAAATCAGAAACCTATGGGTCAACAAATGGGGCAAGCTGGTAAAGTTGCTACTAATT tacttcaaaatttaaatcagCGCCCTGGACAGGCAATAAACATCCAGCAGGCTATGCATAATAAAATGTCTGGAATGAGCATGCTGCAAGGTCAGCAAATGGGCATGAATCAAATTAGCCAGATGCAAAATATGCAAGGCAGTCCAATGATGAATCAATTGAATCAAATGAATCAAGGAAATATGCCTCAACAAATGGGATCTCAACctggccagcagcagcaaatgGGTGGAACCCACATGGGAACTAATCAGTTACAACAAGCTATGCAG AATCAGGTACAAAATCAAATGATTAACCATCAACTGGGAGGTCCAATGAATTCTGGAATACAGTCCACAATACAACCACAACAATCGCCatcacagcagcagcagcagcagcagcagcagcagcagcagcagcagcaacagcaacagcaacagcaacagcagcaacataTGAACCAGATGAATGTCACACAAATGAATGTCAACCAAATGTCTCAACAACAACTTGGTCATATGCAACGAAAG CCTGTTGAAATGATGAATGCCGGATATCCAGGACCAAGAAATATAACGCCTAATCAGTTTTTAAGACAGAGCCCTTCTCCTTCTGTGCCAAGCCCTAGTGGATTAGGTGCACCAGGAAG TAACCAAATGGTGCCATCGCCCGCGTTAGTTCCATCGCCGAATCCTCAACATGCTATGATTGGAGGACCAAGGTCTATGA CTATGGCGCCATCACCAAGTAGCTCTTTAAACACTCCTGCTGGAATGATTGGTGGTGCTGTTCCTAGCCCATTGCAAGATGATCAGGCATTCAAAGAGAAGATTCAAAAACTTCGTAAATATATAGATCCTTTAAACAAAATGATATTGAAAATGACTAATGAAGGCT ACACTGAACGGATGAGCAAGATGAAGAAACTGTTggaaattttgcaaaatccCAGTCAAGTCACAAAATTAGAGGTGTTACAAAAATGCGAAATTGCCTTGGaaaaaatggattttaataaaaagttagAATCCAATACAGGTCCCACAATACCTCCCAGTCTAAAAGAACATCAGTTTTTGACGCCGTTACTAGAAGTAGTAGGAACTCTACTTCAAACTCCAGTAGCTAATCATACCTTACACAGAACATTTGGACCTTGTGTAGAATCTTTGTTCGGACCAGAGATCAA AAGCATGCCTCCACCATTAAAGATAAGAAAGACTGAAGAAGCTCATAGTGAAATACCAGACGTTCTTCAAGGAGAAATAGCGCGTCTGGATCAAAGAtttaaa GTGAGTCTTGACCCTGCACAACAAAATGGTTCAAAATGTATCCAGCTGATATGCTGGTTAGATGATAAGCATTTACCTTGCGTGCCTCCAGTGTTAGTTATAGTGCCTAAAGACTATCCAAATGTACCTCCAAGATGTGTCCTTACAAGTCATGAATATGCAACTCCATATTTAAGTGCTGTACAAAAAGGTTTAGATGCTCGACTTTCGAAATTGCCCAAAATGTATTCTGTATCGCAGTTGTTAGATTCTTGGGAAATGAGCGTGCGTCAGGCCTGTGCTCCCAAAGCTCAACAGATTGAAAGAGGCGCAGCTGCATCGAAAGCGACAACAGATGAATCTTTGATTACCCAAAGCACTACTATTTCTTCAAGTAATTCCAATTCTAATGGAATTTCTACAAGTTTAATTAGCTCGGCTGCGTCATAA
- the LOC103315326 gene encoding mediator of RNA polymerase II transcription subunit 15 isoform X5, with translation MASDEWRTPTFRQSMIHKIDEQIQQFQLPMARNASDLENHVYSKANTKDEYLNYTAKLLMYIKTNAKKPIGGMVPGANAANPVQKAPGQNQKPMGQQMGQAGKVATNLLQNLNQRPGQAINIQQAMHNKMSGMSMLQGQQMGMNQISQMQNMQGSPMMNQLNQMNQGNMPQQMGSQPGQQQQMGGTHMGTNQLQQAMQNQVQNQMINHQLGGPMNSGIQSTIQPQQSPSQQQQQQQQQQQQQQQQQQQQQQQQHMNQMNVTQMNVNQMSQQQLGHMQRKPVEMMNAGYPGPRNITPNQFLRQSPSPSVPSPSGLGAPGSNQMVPSPALVPSPNPQHAMIGGPRSMTMAPSPSSSLNTPAGMIGGAVPSPLQDDQAFKEKIQKLRKYIDPLNKMILKMTNEGYTERMSKMKKLLEILQNPSQVTKLEVLQKCEIALEKMDFNKKLESNTGPTIPPSLKEHQFLTPLLEVVGTLLQTPVANHTLHRTFGPCVESLFGPEIKSMPPPLKIRKTEEAHSEIPDVLQGEIARLDQRFKVSLDPAQQNGSKCIQLICWLDDKHLPCVPPVLVIVPKDYPNVPPRCVLTSHEYATPYLSAVQKGLDARLSKLPKMYSVSQLLDSWEMSVRQACAPKAQQIERGAAASKATTDESLITQSTTISSSNSNSNGISTSLISSAAS, from the exons ATGGCATCAGATGAATGGAGGACCCCAACTTTTCGTCAAAGTATGATACATAAAAT AGATGAACAAATTCAACAATTCCAATTACCAATGGCAAGGAATGCTAGTGACCTGGAGAATCACGTATACAGCAAAGCAAATACTAAG GATGAGTATCTCAATTACACAGCTAAACTATTGATGTATATAAAAACGA AtgcaaagaaaccaattggaGGCATGGTACCTGGAGCAAATGCAGCCAACCCAGTACAAAAAG CTCCAGGTCAAAATCAGAAACCTATGGGTCAACAAATGGGGCAAGCTGGTAAAGTTGCTACTAATT tacttcaaaatttaaatcagCGCCCTGGACAGGCAATAAACATCCAGCAGGCTATGCATAATAAAATGTCTGGAATGAGCATGCTGCAAGGTCAGCAAATGGGCATGAATCAAATTAGCCAGATGCAAAATATGCAAGGCAGTCCAATGATGAATCAATTGAATCAAATGAATCAAGGAAATATGCCTCAACAAATGGGATCTCAACctggccagcagcagcaaatgGGTGGAACCCACATGGGAACTAATCAGTTACAACAAGCTATGCAG AATCAGGTACAAAATCAAATGATTAACCATCAACTGGGAGGTCCAATGAATTCTGGAATACAGTCCACAATACAACCACAACAATCGCCatcacagcagcagcagcagcagcagcagcagcagcagcagcagcagcaacagcaacagcaacagcaacagcagcaacataTGAACCAGATGAATGTCACACAAATGAATGTCAACCAAATGTCTCAACAACAACTTGGTCATATGCAACGAAAG CCTGTTGAAATGATGAATGCCGGATATCCAGGACCAAGAAATATAACGCCTAATCAGTTTTTAAGACAGAGCCCTTCTCCTTCTGTGCCAAGCCCTAGTGGATTAGGTGCACCAGGAAG TAACCAAATGGTGCCATCGCCCGCGTTAGTTCCATCGCCGAATCCTCAACATGCTATGATTGGAGGACCAAGGTCTATGA CTATGGCGCCATCACCAAGTAGCTCTTTAAACACTCCTGCTGGAATGATTGGTGGTGCTGTTCCTAGCCCATTGCAAGATGATCAGGCATTCAAAGAGAAGATTCAAAAACTTCGTAAATATATAGATCCTTTAAACAAAATGATATTGAAAATGACTAATGAAGGCT ACACTGAACGGATGAGCAAGATGAAGAAACTGTTggaaattttgcaaaatccCAGTCAAGTCACAAAATTAGAGGTGTTACAAAAATGCGAAATTGCCTTGGaaaaaatggattttaataaaaagttagAATCCAATACAGGTCCCACAATACCTCCCAGTCTAAAAGAACATCAGTTTTTGACGCCGTTACTAGAAGTAGTAGGAACTCTACTTCAAACTCCAGTAGCTAATCATACCTTACACAGAACATTTGGACCTTGTGTAGAATCTTTGTTCGGACCAGAGATCAA AAGCATGCCTCCACCATTAAAGATAAGAAAGACTGAAGAAGCTCATAGTGAAATACCAGACGTTCTTCAAGGAGAAATAGCGCGTCTGGATCAAAGAtttaaa GTGAGTCTTGACCCTGCACAACAAAATGGTTCAAAATGTATCCAGCTGATATGCTGGTTAGATGATAAGCATTTACCTTGCGTGCCTCCAGTGTTAGTTATAGTGCCTAAAGACTATCCAAATGTACCTCCAAGATGTGTCCTTACAAGTCATGAATATGCAACTCCATATTTAAGTGCTGTACAAAAAGGTTTAGATGCTCGACTTTCGAAATTGCCCAAAATGTATTCTGTATCGCAGTTGTTAGATTCTTGGGAAATGAGCGTGCGTCAGGCCTGTGCTCCCAAAGCTCAACAGATTGAAAGAGGCGCAGCTGCATCGAAAGCGACAACAGATGAATCTTTGATTACCCAAAGCACTACTATTTCTTCAAGTAATTCCAATTCTAATGGAATTTCTACAAGTTTAATTAGCTCGGCTGCGTCATAA
- the LOC103315326 gene encoding mediator of RNA polymerase II transcription subunit 15 isoform X1, whose amino-acid sequence MASDEWRTPTFRQSMIHKIDEQIQQFQLPMARNASDLENHVYSKANTKDEYLNYTAKLLMYIKTNAKKPIGGMVPGANAANPVQKGMQDPIGALQSLASHQGTSNNNNMGMQAPGQNQKPMGQQMGQAGKVATNLLQNLNQRPGQAINIQQAMHNKMSGMSMLQGQQMGMNQISQMQNMQGSPMMNQLNQMNQGNMPQQMGSQPGQQQQMGGTHMGTNQLQQAMQVQNKNQVQNQMINHQLGGPMNSGIQSTIQPQQSPSQQQQQQQQQQQQQQQQQQQQQQQQHMNQMNVTQMNVNQMSQQQLGHMQRKPVEMMNAGYPGPRNITPNQFLRQSPSPSVPSPSGLGAPGSNQMVPSPALVPSPNPQHAMIGGPRSMTMAPSPSSSLNTPAGMIGGAVPSPLQDDQAFKEKIQKLRKYIDPLNKMILKMTNEGYTERMSKMKKLLEILQNPSQVTKLEVLQKCEIALEKMDFNKKLESNTGPTIPPSLKEHQFLTPLLEVVGTLLQTPVANHTLHRTFGPCVESLFGPEIKSMPPPLKIRKTEEAHSEIPDVLQGEIARLDQRFKVSLDPAQQNGSKCIQLICWLDDKHLPCVPPVLVIVPKDYPNVPPRCVLTSHEYATPYLSAVQKGLDARLSKLPKMYSVSQLLDSWEMSVRQACAPKAQQIERGAAASKATTDESLITQSTTISSSNSNSNGISTSLISSAAS is encoded by the exons ATGGCATCAGATGAATGGAGGACCCCAACTTTTCGTCAAAGTATGATACATAAAAT AGATGAACAAATTCAACAATTCCAATTACCAATGGCAAGGAATGCTAGTGACCTGGAGAATCACGTATACAGCAAAGCAAATACTAAG GATGAGTATCTCAATTACACAGCTAAACTATTGATGTATATAAAAACGA AtgcaaagaaaccaattggaGGCATGGTACCTGGAGCAAATGCAGCCAACCCAGTACAAAAAGGTATGCAAGATCCAATTGGAGCATTACAATCACTTGCATCACATCAAggtactagtaataataataatatgggAATGCAAGCTCCAGGTCAAAATCAGAAACCTATGGGTCAACAAATGGGGCAAGCTGGTAAAGTTGCTACTAATT tacttcaaaatttaaatcagCGCCCTGGACAGGCAATAAACATCCAGCAGGCTATGCATAATAAAATGTCTGGAATGAGCATGCTGCAAGGTCAGCAAATGGGCATGAATCAAATTAGCCAGATGCAAAATATGCAAGGCAGTCCAATGATGAATCAATTGAATCAAATGAATCAAGGAAATATGCCTCAACAAATGGGATCTCAACctggccagcagcagcaaatgGGTGGAACCCACATGGGAACTAATCAGTTACAACAAGCTATGCAGGTCcaaaataaa AATCAGGTACAAAATCAAATGATTAACCATCAACTGGGAGGTCCAATGAATTCTGGAATACAGTCCACAATACAACCACAACAATCGCCatcacagcagcagcagcagcagcagcagcagcagcagcagcagcagcaacagcaacagcaacagcaacagcagcaacataTGAACCAGATGAATGTCACACAAATGAATGTCAACCAAATGTCTCAACAACAACTTGGTCATATGCAACGAAAG CCTGTTGAAATGATGAATGCCGGATATCCAGGACCAAGAAATATAACGCCTAATCAGTTTTTAAGACAGAGCCCTTCTCCTTCTGTGCCAAGCCCTAGTGGATTAGGTGCACCAGGAAG TAACCAAATGGTGCCATCGCCCGCGTTAGTTCCATCGCCGAATCCTCAACATGCTATGATTGGAGGACCAAGGTCTATGA CTATGGCGCCATCACCAAGTAGCTCTTTAAACACTCCTGCTGGAATGATTGGTGGTGCTGTTCCTAGCCCATTGCAAGATGATCAGGCATTCAAAGAGAAGATTCAAAAACTTCGTAAATATATAGATCCTTTAAACAAAATGATATTGAAAATGACTAATGAAGGCT ACACTGAACGGATGAGCAAGATGAAGAAACTGTTggaaattttgcaaaatccCAGTCAAGTCACAAAATTAGAGGTGTTACAAAAATGCGAAATTGCCTTGGaaaaaatggattttaataaaaagttagAATCCAATACAGGTCCCACAATACCTCCCAGTCTAAAAGAACATCAGTTTTTGACGCCGTTACTAGAAGTAGTAGGAACTCTACTTCAAACTCCAGTAGCTAATCATACCTTACACAGAACATTTGGACCTTGTGTAGAATCTTTGTTCGGACCAGAGATCAA AAGCATGCCTCCACCATTAAAGATAAGAAAGACTGAAGAAGCTCATAGTGAAATACCAGACGTTCTTCAAGGAGAAATAGCGCGTCTGGATCAAAGAtttaaa GTGAGTCTTGACCCTGCACAACAAAATGGTTCAAAATGTATCCAGCTGATATGCTGGTTAGATGATAAGCATTTACCTTGCGTGCCTCCAGTGTTAGTTATAGTGCCTAAAGACTATCCAAATGTACCTCCAAGATGTGTCCTTACAAGTCATGAATATGCAACTCCATATTTAAGTGCTGTACAAAAAGGTTTAGATGCTCGACTTTCGAAATTGCCCAAAATGTATTCTGTATCGCAGTTGTTAGATTCTTGGGAAATGAGCGTGCGTCAGGCCTGTGCTCCCAAAGCTCAACAGATTGAAAGAGGCGCAGCTGCATCGAAAGCGACAACAGATGAATCTTTGATTACCCAAAGCACTACTATTTCTTCAAGTAATTCCAATTCTAATGGAATTTCTACAAGTTTAATTAGCTCGGCTGCGTCATAA
- the LOC103315326 gene encoding mediator of RNA polymerase II transcription subunit 15 isoform X3, producing MASDEWRTPTFRQSMIHKIDEQIQQFQLPMARNASDLENHVYSKANTKDEYLNYTAKLLMYIKTNAKKPIGGMVPGANAANPVQKAPGQNQKPMGQQMGQAGKVATNLLQNLNQRPGQAINIQQAMHNKMSGMSMLQGQQMGMNQISQMQNMQGSPMMNQLNQMNQGNMPQQMGSQPGQQQQMGGTHMGTNQLQQAMQVQNKNQVQNQMINHQLGGPMNSGIQSTIQPQQSPSQQQQQQQQQQQQQQQQQQQQQQQQHMNQMNVTQMNVNQMSQQQLGHMQRKPVEMMNAGYPGPRNITPNQFLRQSPSPSVPSPSGLGAPGSNQMVPSPALVPSPNPQHAMIGGPRSMTMAPSPSSSLNTPAGMIGGAVPSPLQDDQAFKEKIQKLRKYIDPLNKMILKMTNEGYTERMSKMKKLLEILQNPSQVTKLEVLQKCEIALEKMDFNKKLESNTGPTIPPSLKEHQFLTPLLEVVGTLLQTPVANHTLHRTFGPCVESLFGPEIKSMPPPLKIRKTEEAHSEIPDVLQGEIARLDQRFKVSLDPAQQNGSKCIQLICWLDDKHLPCVPPVLVIVPKDYPNVPPRCVLTSHEYATPYLSAVQKGLDARLSKLPKMYSVSQLLDSWEMSVRQACAPKAQQIERGAAASKATTDESLITQSTTISSSNSNSNGISTSLISSAAS from the exons ATGGCATCAGATGAATGGAGGACCCCAACTTTTCGTCAAAGTATGATACATAAAAT AGATGAACAAATTCAACAATTCCAATTACCAATGGCAAGGAATGCTAGTGACCTGGAGAATCACGTATACAGCAAAGCAAATACTAAG GATGAGTATCTCAATTACACAGCTAAACTATTGATGTATATAAAAACGA AtgcaaagaaaccaattggaGGCATGGTACCTGGAGCAAATGCAGCCAACCCAGTACAAAAAG CTCCAGGTCAAAATCAGAAACCTATGGGTCAACAAATGGGGCAAGCTGGTAAAGTTGCTACTAATT tacttcaaaatttaaatcagCGCCCTGGACAGGCAATAAACATCCAGCAGGCTATGCATAATAAAATGTCTGGAATGAGCATGCTGCAAGGTCAGCAAATGGGCATGAATCAAATTAGCCAGATGCAAAATATGCAAGGCAGTCCAATGATGAATCAATTGAATCAAATGAATCAAGGAAATATGCCTCAACAAATGGGATCTCAACctggccagcagcagcaaatgGGTGGAACCCACATGGGAACTAATCAGTTACAACAAGCTATGCAGGTCcaaaataaa AATCAGGTACAAAATCAAATGATTAACCATCAACTGGGAGGTCCAATGAATTCTGGAATACAGTCCACAATACAACCACAACAATCGCCatcacagcagcagcagcagcagcagcagcagcagcagcagcagcagcaacagcaacagcaacagcaacagcagcaacataTGAACCAGATGAATGTCACACAAATGAATGTCAACCAAATGTCTCAACAACAACTTGGTCATATGCAACGAAAG CCTGTTGAAATGATGAATGCCGGATATCCAGGACCAAGAAATATAACGCCTAATCAGTTTTTAAGACAGAGCCCTTCTCCTTCTGTGCCAAGCCCTAGTGGATTAGGTGCACCAGGAAG TAACCAAATGGTGCCATCGCCCGCGTTAGTTCCATCGCCGAATCCTCAACATGCTATGATTGGAGGACCAAGGTCTATGA CTATGGCGCCATCACCAAGTAGCTCTTTAAACACTCCTGCTGGAATGATTGGTGGTGCTGTTCCTAGCCCATTGCAAGATGATCAGGCATTCAAAGAGAAGATTCAAAAACTTCGTAAATATATAGATCCTTTAAACAAAATGATATTGAAAATGACTAATGAAGGCT ACACTGAACGGATGAGCAAGATGAAGAAACTGTTggaaattttgcaaaatccCAGTCAAGTCACAAAATTAGAGGTGTTACAAAAATGCGAAATTGCCTTGGaaaaaatggattttaataaaaagttagAATCCAATACAGGTCCCACAATACCTCCCAGTCTAAAAGAACATCAGTTTTTGACGCCGTTACTAGAAGTAGTAGGAACTCTACTTCAAACTCCAGTAGCTAATCATACCTTACACAGAACATTTGGACCTTGTGTAGAATCTTTGTTCGGACCAGAGATCAA AAGCATGCCTCCACCATTAAAGATAAGAAAGACTGAAGAAGCTCATAGTGAAATACCAGACGTTCTTCAAGGAGAAATAGCGCGTCTGGATCAAAGAtttaaa GTGAGTCTTGACCCTGCACAACAAAATGGTTCAAAATGTATCCAGCTGATATGCTGGTTAGATGATAAGCATTTACCTTGCGTGCCTCCAGTGTTAGTTATAGTGCCTAAAGACTATCCAAATGTACCTCCAAGATGTGTCCTTACAAGTCATGAATATGCAACTCCATATTTAAGTGCTGTACAAAAAGGTTTAGATGCTCGACTTTCGAAATTGCCCAAAATGTATTCTGTATCGCAGTTGTTAGATTCTTGGGAAATGAGCGTGCGTCAGGCCTGTGCTCCCAAAGCTCAACAGATTGAAAGAGGCGCAGCTGCATCGAAAGCGACAACAGATGAATCTTTGATTACCCAAAGCACTACTATTTCTTCAAGTAATTCCAATTCTAATGGAATTTCTACAAGTTTAATTAGCTCGGCTGCGTCATAA